Proteins from a genomic interval of Kitasatospora kifunensis:
- a CDS encoding class I SAM-dependent methyltransferase produces MTVDTTPGNSASAGAGDAAGDTDEDLALRRQAPAEESSRASRHWWDRNADEYQDEHGAFLGDDRFTWCPEGLDEADAQLLGPTAELAGREVLEIGAGAAQCSRWLRAQGARPVALDISHRQLQHSRRIDLSRGDVPIALVQADAAVLPFADGSFDLACSAYGAVPFSADTAALMREVHRVLRPGRRWVFSVTHPIRWAFPDEPGVEGLTASASYFDRTPYVEQDEQGRASYVEHHRTLGDRVRELVAAGFTLLDLVEPEWPAELQQEWGGWSPLRGRHLPGTAIFVSERSS; encoded by the coding sequence ATGACCGTTGACACCACCCCTGGCAACTCGGCCTCCGCCGGGGCTGGCGACGCAGCGGGCGACACGGACGAGGACCTCGCGCTGCGCCGCCAGGCCCCGGCCGAGGAGAGCAGCCGGGCCAGCCGGCACTGGTGGGACCGCAACGCCGACGAGTACCAGGACGAGCACGGCGCCTTCCTCGGCGACGACCGCTTCACCTGGTGCCCCGAGGGCCTGGACGAGGCGGACGCCCAACTGCTCGGCCCAACGGCCGAGCTCGCGGGTCGCGAGGTGCTGGAGATCGGCGCGGGCGCCGCGCAGTGCTCGCGCTGGCTGCGCGCCCAGGGCGCCCGCCCGGTGGCGCTGGACATCTCGCACCGGCAGCTGCAGCACTCGCGGCGGATCGACCTGTCGCGCGGGGATGTCCCGATCGCGCTGGTGCAGGCGGACGCGGCGGTGCTGCCGTTCGCGGACGGCTCCTTCGACCTGGCCTGCTCGGCGTACGGGGCGGTGCCGTTCAGCGCGGACACCGCGGCGCTGATGCGCGAGGTGCACCGGGTGCTGCGGCCCGGCAGGCGGTGGGTCTTCTCGGTCACCCACCCGATCCGCTGGGCGTTCCCGGACGAGCCCGGGGTGGAGGGGCTGACCGCGAGCGCCTCCTACTTCGACCGCACACCCTACGTGGAGCAGGACGAGCAGGGGCGGGCCAGCTACGTCGAGCACCACCGCACGCTCGGCGACCGGGTGCGCGAGCTGGTGGCGGCCGGCTTCACGCTGCTCGACCTGGTGGAACCCGAGTGGCCGGCCGAGTTGCAGCAGGAGTGGGGCGGCTGGAGCCCGCTGCGCGGACGCCACCTGCCGGGGACGGCGATCTTCGTGAGCGAGCGGTCTTCGTAG